In Bacteroidia bacterium, a genomic segment contains:
- a CDS encoding toxin-antitoxin system YwqK family antitoxin, which produces MKKIIIVLFVILPFICFSQDVTLDQLEERDNHTYYLISTGEVYTGLCVGKHANGQKKYEGSFKKGIHEGKWTEYDQDGLRIFEASYKDGQLNGTGTYYYPYGQIKEQGAYKNGRKVGKWIEWDAYGKTSKERNYETVYEWYSKDRKKSESTLKDGKKHDSFNEYYENKMLKHQINYNSNIKNGKEITWYESGKKESEKNWVNDTLQGNWLEYFDNGQVKISGKMLSGYNDGKWTEYDASGKVVKETSYKTTVKFYPNGEKQELTTLVNNKKHGELLWWYDNGQMEFRETYNEGIADGLWTSWYENGEKSIEGKMKAGKKDGVWTEWYANAKKSCESAYTAGQLDGKYATFYESGNKKMEVNYENGKKVGSQLEWYNSGQKSFEGICKDGKLNGTATLYYENGKIMQQGNYLNDRREGIWKAFDEKGMALKDMVYKTVIEKYPNGKLSLEGTLMGDKHDGLWIWYYENGQKKSLESYVNCKLNGQSKSWYEDGRESFSGNYVNGKKDGLIQSWYQNRQKMSVETWVNGVQNGEYKEWYENGRIKTEGNFIDGLKDGVFRTVYENGQKMMEINCIKGKEDGTYTEWFQNGQKKMEGLFKNGNKEGTWTIWYDNQQKKSEGSYTVDKKDGKFSSWFIDGKLRSEETFKDGLQSGKAVFWYANGKKESEEYYSAGLKSGSSLQWYENGNRKSDEVYSAGKLNGPFTYCDEKGKVKATGSYANGKEDGRWIEYFESGKKSSEGMYAAGGKTGIWVEYYESGAKACEGGYKTGQKQGIWTCFYESGTKQVEGKYNLNQKDGVWLEFDEGGNKTNQFTYKNGVEVN; this is translated from the coding sequence ATGAAAAAAATAATAATAGTATTATTCGTTATTCTTCCATTTATCTGTTTTAGTCAGGATGTTACTTTGGATCAGCTTGAAGAGCGTGATAATCATACATATTATCTGATTTCTACTGGAGAAGTTTATACAGGATTATGTGTAGGAAAGCATGCAAACGGACAAAAGAAATATGAAGGATCATTCAAGAAAGGAATACATGAAGGTAAATGGACTGAATATGATCAGGACGGACTTAGAATATTTGAAGCTTCTTACAAAGATGGTCAGTTAAATGGAACTGGTACATATTATTATCCCTATGGTCAGATTAAAGAACAGGGAGCATATAAAAACGGACGTAAGGTAGGTAAATGGATTGAGTGGGATGCTTATGGAAAAACAAGTAAGGAAAGAAATTACGAAACTGTTTATGAATGGTATAGTAAGGATAGAAAGAAATCGGAATCAACATTAAAGGATGGAAAAAAGCATGATAGTTTCAATGAGTATTATGAAAATAAAATGTTAAAACATCAGATAAATTATAATTCAAATATTAAAAACGGAAAAGAAATTACCTGGTACGAAAGCGGAAAAAAGGAATCAGAAAAGAATTGGGTAAATGATACTTTACAAGGTAACTGGCTCGAGTACTTTGACAACGGACAAGTAAAAATCTCAGGTAAAATGTTGTCTGGCTATAATGATGGTAAATGGACAGAATATGATGCTTCCGGAAAAGTTGTTAAAGAAACAAGTTATAAAACTACAGTAAAATTTTATCCGAATGGTGAAAAGCAGGAATTAACTACTTTAGTTAATAACAAAAAGCATGGTGAGCTTCTTTGGTGGTATGATAATGGGCAAATGGAATTCAGGGAAACTTATAATGAAGGAATTGCTGATGGTTTATGGACAAGTTGGTATGAGAACGGAGAAAAGAGTATAGAAGGAAAAATGAAAGCCGGGAAAAAAGACGGAGTCTGGACAGAATGGTATGCAAATGCAAAAAAATCATGTGAGTCAGCTTATACTGCGGGACAACTTGATGGTAAGTATGCCACATTCTATGAATCAGGGAATAAAAAAATGGAAGTGAATTATGAAAATGGCAAAAAAGTCGGTTCGCAGCTAGAATGGTATAACAGCGGGCAGAAGTCTTTTGAAGGAATTTGTAAGGATGGTAAACTTAATGGAACAGCTACTCTTTATTATGAGAATGGTAAAATAATGCAACAGGGAAATTATTTGAATGACAGACGTGAAGGAATTTGGAAAGCATTTGATGAAAAAGGAATGGCTTTAAAAGATATGGTGTATAAAACCGTTATTGAAAAATATCCTAATGGAAAATTAAGTCTTGAAGGAACCTTAATGGGCGATAAACATGATGGATTATGGATATGGTATTATGAAAACGGACAAAAAAAATCGCTTGAAAGTTATGTCAACTGTAAATTAAATGGACAGAGTAAATCCTGGTATGAAGATGGACGCGAATCATTTTCTGGTAACTATGTTAATGGTAAAAAAGACGGTTTAATTCAAAGTTGGTATCAGAATCGACAAAAAATGTCAGTCGAAACATGGGTTAACGGAGTACAGAATGGTGAATATAAAGAGTGGTATGAGAATGGTAGAATTAAAACAGAAGGCAATTTTATTGATGGCTTAAAAGATGGAGTTTTCAGAACAGTATATGAAAATGGTCAGAAGATGATGGAGATTAACTGTATCAAAGGAAAAGAAGACGGTACATATACAGAGTGGTTTCAGAATGGTCAGAAAAAAATGGAAGGTCTTTTTAAAAATGGAAACAAAGAAGGTACCTGGACTATCTGGTATGACAATCAGCAAAAAAAATCTGAGGGCAGTTATACGGTCGATAAAAAAGATGGAAAATTCTCATCATGGTTTATTGATGGTAAATTAAGGTCTGAAGAAACTTTTAAAGATGGATTACAAAGCGGTAAAGCTGTTTTTTGGTATGCAAATGGTAAAAAAGAATCTGAAGAATATTATTCAGCTGGTTTGAAAAGTGGCTCAAGTTTGCAGTGGTATGAAAATGGAAATCGTAAATCGGATGAAGTTTATTCTGCAGGAAAATTAAACGGACCTTTTACATATTGTGACGAAAAGGGAAAAGTGAAAGCTACAGGCTCATATGCTAACGGTAAGGAAGATGGTAGATGGATAGAATATTTTGAAAGCGGTAAAAAATCGAGTGAAGGAATGTATGCTGCTGGGGGTAAAACAGGAATTTGGGTAGAGTATTATGAATCTGGTGCAAAAGCTTGTGAAGGTGGCTATAAAACAGGTCAGAAACAAGGAATATGGACATGTTTTTATGAAAGCGGAACAAAGCAGGTTGAAGGAAAATATAACCTTAATCAGAAAGATGGTGTTTGGTTAGAATTTGACGAAGGAGGTAATAAAACAAATCAGTTTACATATAAAAACGGAGTTGAAGTTAATTAA
- a CDS encoding sulfotransferase domain-containing protein has translation MSKILLHIGYPKAGSTFLGSWFYNNPNFRFYDLSKVAFNNINKFKDCLNNTSSDKTIVIKDTRFITPHNNDFKEFSNIFDTQKKIAEKLFLLFPTAKILIVTRGFESAIKANYSQYVKEGGILSFNNLIKINKNSQWLPFNYNEIIEYYINLFGNNNVLIIPFELLKNNQNKFIYKIENFVNISHIDIDVKDNNPSLTPQGMEFIRIINITLYFSLYILGPFQKYGYRIHLKILDTIKTKSWNNILFITLSKLVKNKPLIIEPIKEIRNNFQGYSDCLRDNPDFQPYKKEYFLD, from the coding sequence ATGAGTAAAATTCTTTTACATATTGGTTATCCAAAAGCTGGTTCAACTTTTCTTGGTAGTTGGTTTTATAATAATCCTAATTTTAGATTTTATGATTTAAGTAAGGTAGCATTTAATAATATTAATAAATTTAAAGATTGTTTAAATAATACATCTTCTGATAAAACAATTGTAATTAAAGATACCAGATTTATAACTCCTCACAATAATGACTTTAAGGAATTTTCAAATATTTTTGACACCCAAAAAAAAATTGCAGAAAAATTATTTTTACTATTTCCAACTGCAAAAATATTAATTGTAACAAGAGGTTTCGAATCAGCAATAAAAGCAAATTACTCACAATATGTAAAAGAAGGAGGTATATTAAGCTTCAATAATTTAATAAAAATAAATAAAAACAGCCAATGGCTTCCATTTAATTATAATGAAATAATTGAATATTATATAAATTTATTTGGGAATAATAATGTATTAATCATTCCATTTGAATTACTTAAAAATAATCAGAATAAATTCATTTATAAAATCGAAAATTTTGTAAATATCTCACATATAGATATTGATGTAAAAGATAATAACCCATCATTAACACCTCAAGGAATGGAATTTATCAGAATAATTAATATTACTTTATATTTTTCTTTATACATATTGGGCCCATTTCAAAAATACGGATATAGAATACATTTAAAAATACTTGATACTATAAAAACAAAATCATGGAATAATATTTTGTTCATAACATTATCTAAACTAGTTAAAAATAAACCTTTAATAATTGAACCTATAAAAGAAATTAGAAATAATTTTCAAGGATATAGTGATTGTTTAAGAGATAACCCAGACTTTCAACCATATAAAAAAGAATATTTTTTAGACTAA
- a CDS encoding radical SAM protein — MSKQINKYLATLPLFNRKTLCKAPFNALRLSLNGNIQICCANKDFLLGKYPETNIKTAWFSEKVNELRKCISSKDLSLGCSECKSQIENGAFYSVKARFYNHLKINKNGYPSLIEFELDNNCNLECIMCNPYTSSSILNKCNFQLEKTQYNNSIINEIEEFIPHLTHANFIGGEPFLVPLYFSIIEKMLSINPKIIFNISTNGTILNNRIKELLTKGNFDIGFSIDSIRKDTYEKIRINASFDIVMDNLDYFQNYCKSKGTSFSVWVCPLKQNAYEIAEFVNYFEKRNIKVYFNTVIMPHSLSLWYQNSFYLKKLHAFYNKLQISGKSENYKRFIEFINQIGSWAEASIYREKYLSKYSILNNDELINIFVENVRQHIIKNDETKYYSEEIKSIINSILIQKSEKQLKNILLFLLSLPTSESIEILMSNNIEYINYYISKNF, encoded by the coding sequence ATGTCAAAACAAATAAATAAATATTTAGCTACTCTCCCATTATTTAACAGAAAAACACTGTGTAAAGCTCCATTTAATGCATTAAGATTAAGTCTGAATGGTAATATTCAAATATGTTGTGCAAATAAAGACTTTTTATTAGGAAAATATCCCGAGACAAATATTAAAACAGCATGGTTTAGTGAAAAAGTTAACGAATTAAGAAAATGTATTTCATCAAAAGACCTGTCACTTGGCTGTTCAGAATGTAAGTCACAAATTGAAAATGGAGCATTTTATTCGGTAAAAGCCAGATTCTATAACCATTTAAAAATAAATAAAAACGGTTACCCTTCCCTAATTGAATTTGAATTGGATAATAATTGCAACTTGGAATGTATAATGTGCAATCCATATACGTCATCTTCAATCTTAAATAAATGCAATTTTCAGTTAGAAAAAACACAATACAATAATTCTATAATAAATGAAATTGAGGAATTTATTCCTCATTTAACACATGCTAATTTTATTGGTGGTGAGCCATTTTTAGTTCCACTTTATTTTTCAATTATTGAAAAGATGTTAAGCATTAACCCCAAAATAATATTTAACATAAGTACAAATGGGACTATTTTAAATAACAGAATAAAAGAATTATTAACAAAAGGAAATTTTGACATAGGTTTCTCAATAGATTCAATTAGAAAAGATACGTATGAAAAAATCAGGATTAATGCCAGTTTTGATATTGTTATGGATAATCTTGACTATTTTCAAAATTACTGTAAATCAAAGGGGACATCTTTTAGTGTGTGGGTTTGTCCGTTAAAACAAAATGCATATGAAATTGCAGAATTTGTAAATTATTTCGAAAAAAGAAATATTAAGGTCTATTTTAACACAGTTATAATGCCACACAGCTTATCACTATGGTATCAAAATTCTTTTTATTTGAAAAAACTTCACGCATTTTATAATAAATTACAAATAAGTGGTAAAAGTGAAAACTATAAAAGATTTATCGAATTTATAAATCAGATTGGTTCTTGGGCTGAAGCTTCGATTTATAGAGAAAAATACCTTTCAAAATATTCAATTTTAAACAATGATGAACTTATTAATATTTTCGTAGAAAATGTAAGACAGCACATAATTAAAAATGACGAAACAAAATATTATTCAGAAGAAATAAAATCAATTATTAATAGCATCTTAATTCAAAAAAGTGAAAAACAATTAAAAAATATTTTATTATTTTTATTATCGTTACCGACTTCAGAAAGCATAGAAATTTTAATGTCAAATAATATTGAATATATTAATTATTATATAAGCAAAAATTTTTAA
- a CDS encoding radical SAM protein — protein sequence MDKNNINTINNWGKYSIFRLNNFINKKNYKDYKLLNEFNKHRPFGPQNLFCLAPFNSMFFDQKGRVRPCWDLITDYEYFPNKSLKEIWKGDIFKKLRDNFSANDLSLMCGICRKSLSDKSFYNVKSTKFDNYPINKSEFPSYMEFVCENTCNLECIMCSGELSSSIRNKSEHISAIKSPYGNDFVKQLEEFIPHLKVANFIGGEPFLIKIYYDIWHLMNKINPNISIYISTNATVLNERIKNILNNGKFSFNVSIDSLKKEVFEKIRKNGSFETVMKNIIELNKYTKLKKTYFNINTCIIRENWEEIPEIINFCNKLDSTIFFCEVIQPENQAIWTLHSTEIEKIQQYLSGFSFPLKTKNQKYNNVQYISYIKKLEYWKNKAEQLEKDINKEIRVVNKEQIIELIINHYSKHNNSIEFINKIEEIVNGLNNNMLTSDLTDKLFNLPDDFVLSIFLNESKETIINQLLVLKYY from the coding sequence ATGGATAAGAATAATATTAATACTATAAATAATTGGGGAAAATATTCAATTTTCAGGCTTAATAATTTTATAAATAAAAAGAATTACAAAGATTACAAACTATTGAACGAATTCAATAAACATAGACCTTTTGGTCCACAAAATCTATTTTGTCTGGCACCTTTTAATTCTATGTTTTTTGACCAGAAAGGAAGAGTTAGACCCTGTTGGGATTTAATCACCGACTACGAATATTTTCCGAACAAATCACTTAAAGAAATATGGAAAGGAGATATTTTTAAGAAATTAAGAGATAATTTTAGTGCAAATGATTTATCGTTAATGTGTGGTATTTGTAGAAAGTCATTATCTGATAAAAGCTTTTATAATGTTAAGTCAACAAAATTTGACAATTACCCTATTAACAAAAGCGAATTTCCTTCATATATGGAATTTGTTTGCGAAAACACCTGTAATTTGGAATGTATAATGTGCAGCGGTGAATTGTCATCTTCAATAAGAAACAAGAGCGAACATATTTCAGCAATAAAAAGCCCTTACGGTAATGATTTTGTAAAACAGCTTGAAGAATTTATTCCACATTTAAAAGTTGCAAATTTTATTGGCGGAGAACCATTTCTAATTAAAATATATTACGATATCTGGCATTTAATGAACAAAATAAATCCAAATATTTCAATTTATATTTCAACAAATGCAACGGTTTTAAACGAAAGAATAAAAAATATTCTTAACAATGGAAAATTTTCTTTTAATGTTTCTATTGATTCTCTGAAAAAAGAAGTTTTCGAAAAAATCCGCAAAAATGGCTCATTTGAGACGGTAATGAAAAATATTATCGAATTAAACAAATACACAAAACTAAAGAAAACTTATTTTAACATTAACACCTGTATTATTAGAGAAAACTGGGAAGAAATTCCTGAAATTATAAATTTTTGTAACAAACTCGATTCTACGATTTTTTTCTGCGAAGTTATTCAACCAGAAAACCAAGCAATATGGACATTACATTCTACAGAGATAGAAAAAATACAACAATATCTTTCTGGTTTTTCATTTCCTTTAAAAACCAAAAATCAGAAATATAACAATGTTCAGTATATTTCTTACATTAAAAAATTGGAATATTGGAAAAATAAGGCAGAGCAATTAGAAAAAGACATCAATAAAGAAATTAGAGTTGTAAATAAAGAACAAATTATTGAACTAATAATAAATCATTATTCAAAACACAATAATAGCATTGAATTTATAAATAAAATAGAGGAAATTGTAAATGGGTTAAATAATAACATGCTTACATCTGATTTAACAGATAAATTATTTAATTTGCCTGACGATTTTGTGCTTTCTATATTTTTAAATGAAAGTAAAGAAACAATAATAAATCAGTTATTAGTGCTAAAATATTATTAA
- a CDS encoding SPASM domain-containing protein — MNQKINNKVENNFRCNLPNLNMYISQDGTVKVCCYNHHFEIGNLNNNTLLEIWNSYSRKDFAKSLHKNTNEKSCSNCSIKQQVKKDSFFTNKSFKNAKFPKSIELELSNNCNLECVMCSSLFSDKIAHKLNLQQKETFNFQYIIQQLSPFISHLSEVKFYGGEPFLIEKYYEIWEYILEQNSDCKIYLQTNGTILNNRIKTLLNKGKFNIGVSIESINPVNYAKIRVNATLEKVLTNINYFYEYSKQKKTYFGISVCPLRHNWQDIPALIEYFNKLKISVSFHNVVQPFYASIWNLKKEELLKIHNILSKYNFKETKNKIIASNINNYNKLVSDILNWHLDSIEREKEYETYINHSIDKLLEEIYNKVKSFLDSLEWMKHSIKESKISCFIEKLDKVCKTIENKDLLKSKLIRLQFISANILISETDRISIDEFKDNLLAL; from the coding sequence ATGAATCAAAAAATAAATAATAAAGTGGAAAATAATTTCAGATGCAATCTGCCTAATCTGAACATGTACATTTCACAGGATGGAACTGTTAAAGTATGTTGTTATAATCATCATTTTGAAATAGGCAATTTAAATAATAATACTCTTTTAGAAATATGGAACTCTTACAGCAGAAAAGATTTTGCTAAATCACTTCATAAAAACACTAACGAAAAAAGTTGCAGTAATTGCAGTATAAAGCAGCAGGTTAAAAAAGATTCGTTTTTTACAAATAAATCATTTAAGAATGCAAAATTCCCTAAATCTATTGAATTAGAACTCTCAAATAATTGCAATCTTGAATGTGTTATGTGCTCGTCATTATTTTCTGATAAAATTGCACATAAATTAAATTTACAACAGAAAGAAACATTTAATTTTCAATATATTATTCAACAACTGTCTCCATTTATTTCTCATTTATCTGAGGTTAAATTTTATGGTGGGGAACCATTTCTTATCGAGAAATATTATGAGATATGGGAATATATTTTAGAACAAAATTCTGATTGTAAAATATATTTACAAACAAATGGCACAATACTAAACAATAGAATAAAAACTTTATTAAATAAAGGAAAGTTCAATATTGGAGTTTCAATAGAATCAATAAATCCTGTAAATTATGCTAAAATAAGGGTAAACGCAACTCTGGAGAAAGTTCTTACTAACATTAATTACTTTTACGAATACTCAAAACAAAAAAAAACATATTTTGGCATTTCGGTTTGTCCATTAAGACATAACTGGCAAGACATTCCAGCTTTAATTGAATATTTCAACAAATTAAAAATAAGTGTTAGTTTTCATAATGTAGTTCAACCATTTTATGCATCAATCTGGAATTTAAAAAAAGAAGAACTTTTAAAAATTCATAACATATTATCAAAATATAATTTTAAAGAAACTAAAAATAAAATAATCGCTTCAAATATCAATAATTACAACAAACTAGTTTCAGATATTTTAAATTGGCATTTAGATTCTATTGAACGTGAAAAAGAATATGAAACATATATAAATCATTCTATCGATAAACTATTAGAAGAAATATATAATAAAGTAAAATCATTTTTAGATAGTTTAGAATGGATGAAACATAGCATAAAAGAATCAAAAATTAGTTGTTTTATTGAAAAGCTTGATAAAGTTTGTAAAACTATTGAAAATAAAGATTTGTTAAAATCAAAATTAATTAGGTTACAGTTTATTTCTGCAAACATTTTAATTAGCGAAACCGATAGAATTAGCATTGATGAATTTAAAGACAATTTACTTGCTTTATAA
- a CDS encoding radical SAM protein, protein MPDKFKITLSNKLNYKLKAGIPIKAPLCNAPFTNMLFVPTGKVMACHYNRGTVIGDINKNNLKDIWFGKNFDKLRKKIKDSDLSYGCQNCYYELKNKNYYLSGPYKYNYLKQNVNKMPALLDFQLENTCNLECIMCSSEYSSAIQTNREHLEKHNSPYNNDFIEQVKPFIPFLKSASFTGGEPFIIKIYRELWKLFNELNPSVPLYISTNASFIPETIKSILENGNFNFTVSIDSLNKEIYEKVRKNASLNNTLQNIEYLYNLTTNKNNSLSIKIVVMTLNAKELPEMIQYWSGRNIQVFPKLLWVPVFLSLRQLSEQEFDELISLYKSYELPSASDIQNNNNKRFQEIIHQLEIWKFEKNQNSISELSKKDIKDLKITFKQSLDNSVINDFNIDVLKKEETLNIIEKTLSEIYKQNIEEANLKTSLIHFISIVPETITAEIMRSPEKFIERFHYESKNK, encoded by the coding sequence ATGCCAGATAAATTTAAAATAACATTATCAAACAAATTGAATTACAAGCTTAAAGCTGGAATTCCAATCAAAGCACCATTGTGTAATGCTCCATTTACAAATATGTTATTTGTTCCTACAGGAAAAGTAATGGCTTGTCATTATAATAGGGGAACAGTTATTGGCGATATAAATAAAAACAATTTAAAAGATATCTGGTTTGGAAAAAACTTTGATAAACTAAGGAAAAAAATAAAAGATTCTGATCTTTCTTACGGTTGCCAGAATTGCTATTATGAACTAAAAAATAAGAATTATTATTTATCAGGTCCGTATAAATATAATTATTTAAAGCAAAATGTTAATAAAATGCCTGCATTACTGGATTTTCAGCTTGAAAATACATGTAATCTCGAATGCATAATGTGCAGTAGCGAGTATAGCAGCGCAATTCAAACAAACAGAGAACATCTCGAAAAACATAATAGTCCATATAACAATGATTTTATTGAACAAGTAAAACCATTTATTCCATTTTTAAAATCAGCATCTTTTACTGGCGGAGAACCATTTATTATTAAAATATACAGAGAATTATGGAAATTATTTAATGAATTAAATCCGTCTGTACCATTATATATTTCTACTAATGCCTCATTTATTCCGGAAACCATAAAGTCTATTTTAGAAAATGGGAATTTTAACTTCACGGTATCAATTGATTCATTAAATAAAGAAATTTATGAAAAAGTTCGCAAAAATGCAAGTTTAAATAACACTTTACAGAATATTGAGTATTTATATAATTTAACAACAAATAAAAATAATTCGTTAAGTATAAAAATAGTAGTAATGACTTTAAATGCCAAGGAATTACCAGAAATGATACAATACTGGTCTGGCAGAAATATTCAGGTTTTCCCAAAACTACTATGGGTACCGGTGTTTTTATCATTAAGACAATTAAGCGAACAAGAATTTGATGAATTAATTAGTTTATATAAATCATATGAACTTCCCTCAGCTTCTGATATTCAAAATAATAACAATAAACGTTTTCAGGAAATTATTCACCAGTTAGAGATATGGAAATTCGAAAAAAATCAAAATTCAATTTCAGAGTTATCTAAAAAGGATATCAAAGACCTAAAAATAACTTTTAAACAAAGTTTAGATAATTCAGTTATAAATGATTTCAATATTGATGTTTTAAAGAAAGAAGAAACATTAAATATTATAGAAAAAACTTTATCAGAGATTTACAAACAAAATATAGAAGAAGCCAATTTAAAAACATCATTAATACATTTCATTTCCATTGTACCCGAAACTATTACAGCAGAAATAATGCGATCTCCAGAAAAATTTATAGAAAGGTTTCATTATGAATCAAAAAATAAATAA
- a CDS encoding radical SAM protein — translation MKIFNWLNIKTKSTGNSYFSEYNSLRKIKHKDAFCYAPYNTMRFSVAGKILGCCRNRFYQLGSFPEQSIDEIWHGSLYNNLRTCMNNYDLSAGCQFCQRMLMQKNYSLLKSIDYDFFGTDKSLKYPEKLEFELSNTCNLNCIMCSGEFSSTVRKQRENQINYPDSYGESFLTQIIPYLLHAKRATFSGGETFLIELYYTLWEKIIEINPKMEIIIITNGTVLNDRIKDLLKRGNFYFAVSIDSFKKDNFENIRKKASFEKVIENFEYFYNYSALRNKWITVNICPLQQNWHEIPEIVSYLNKRSISLYFNNVDFPSYCAIRTMSALQINEIIEYYKNTDIYMTTNSVCISNKQLFDNLLNSVIVWHNEAIEFEKSGIDSCNDELKLKQYLFSMVENHINNTTYLSEENKIKLYNNFLTKHNLVLEKITDLNIKQNAIKNFSRLPIDVIMAETELCTSEKLLEKYIQTSKFAYES, via the coding sequence ATGAAAATCTTTAACTGGTTAAACATTAAAACTAAGTCAACAGGAAATTCATATTTTTCTGAATACAACTCATTAAGAAAAATAAAGCACAAAGATGCATTTTGTTATGCTCCGTATAATACAATGAGATTTTCGGTTGCTGGAAAAATTCTGGGTTGCTGTCGTAACAGATTTTATCAGCTTGGTTCTTTTCCTGAACAATCTATTGACGAAATATGGCATGGTTCATTATATAATAATTTAAGAACATGTATGAATAATTACGACCTTTCTGCAGGTTGTCAGTTTTGTCAAAGGATGTTGATGCAAAAAAATTATTCATTACTTAAATCTATTGATTACGATTTTTTTGGAACCGACAAATCATTAAAATACCCTGAAAAACTTGAGTTTGAATTATCTAACACGTGCAATTTAAACTGTATAATGTGTTCAGGTGAATTTTCTTCTACAGTTCGTAAACAACGTGAAAACCAAATCAATTACCCTGATTCTTATGGCGAAAGTTTTTTAACACAGATTATACCATATTTACTGCATGCTAAAAGAGCTACATTTTCTGGAGGTGAAACCTTTTTAATAGAATTATATTACACATTATGGGAAAAAATAATTGAAATAAATCCCAAAATGGAAATCATTATAATTACTAATGGAACAGTTCTTAATGACAGAATTAAAGATTTATTAAAAAGAGGCAACTTCTATTTTGCAGTATCTATAGATTCTTTTAAAAAAGATAATTTTGAAAATATCAGAAAAAAAGCATCATTTGAAAAAGTTATTGAGAATTTTGAGTATTTTTATAATTACTCCGCTTTAAGAAACAAGTGGATTACAGTTAACATATGCCCGCTTCAGCAAAACTGGCATGAAATACCTGAAATTGTATCATATTTAAACAAACGTTCGATTAGCCTATATTTTAACAATGTTGATTTTCCTTCTTATTGCGCAATACGCACTATGTCAGCATTACAAATAAATGAGATAATTGAATATTATAAAAATACTGATATATATATGACAACTAATTCTGTATGTATAAGTAACAAACAATTGTTTGATAATCTTCTGAACTCTGTTATTGTTTGGCACAATGAAGCAATTGAGTTTGAAAAATCAGGTATTGACTCTTGTAATGACGAACTTAAGTTAAAACAATATTTATTCTCTATGGTTGAAAATCATATTAATAACACTACTTATTTATCCGAAGAAAACAAAATTAAACTTTACAATAATTTTTTAACAAAGCACAACTTAGTTCTTGAAAAAATAACAGATTTAAACATTAAGCAAAATGCAATTAAAAACTTTTCAAGATTACCTATTGATGTAATAATGGCCGAAACTGAATTATGTACTTCAGAAAAGCTTCTTGAAAAATATATACAAACTTCTAAATTTGCTTATGAAAGTTAA